The Candidatus Zixiibacteriota bacterium DNA segment TCGAGCAGTCGCGGCAGTTTGGGCTGGATTTCCTCGAGGGTGAGATTGGTGCGGATCAGGCGCATGCCGCAGTTGATATCGAAGCCGATGCCGCCCGGCGAGATGACGCCGTCGTCCAGCGAGAAGGCCGCGACGCCGCCGATCGGAAAACCGTAACCCCAGTGGCCGTCGGGCATGCAGAGGGCATGGCCGACGATGCCGGGAAGCATGGCGACGTTGGTGACCTGCTCGAAGACGCCGTCATCAAGTTGCGCGAGCAGTTTCTCGCTGGAGTAGAGTCGCGCCGGGACGCGCATCCCGGGTTTGCAGCGGGGATCGATTTCCCAGACACCGTCGCGAATCTTGGTAACCGGATACTTCATAGGTCGAGCACTGCAGTCGCAGTGAATCCTTCGGCGGTTTGGGTGATTGCCAAACGGTGATACGTGACGGCCTTGACATCCGTGTGTGTCTGGCTACGGAGGTTGTCGAGCGAATCGCCGCGAACGGTGGCGCTGACGGTGAAGGAGGCCGGATCGACGGCGACTTCAAAATCGGAATAGAGCTCGCTGTGAATGTCTTTCAAATAGACGAGTTCGGCCAGCCAGGAAAAGAGGAGTTCCTCGATGCCATCAGCCATGACGGTCAGCTCGCGCGACTGCAGCGGTTGAATCGACTCCAGAGGTGCCATGACGTTGAACATGGCGGCGGCGGCGTTGGCAAAGAGTTCGCCCAGGGAGGCGCCGTAGGCCTCGAAGGCGGCGTCGGCGGTGGCGACGTCCTCCAGATACCGGAATCTACTTTTTGCCACTGCCCTTGGGACGGTCGAGCCAGAAGCCGAGCACGATGCCGATGCCGACGGCAATCAGGATCAGGACAGTCAACGGCATGGTGAAGTAGAAGAATGTGAACTGGATACGGACGTGGCCGGAGTTCTGGACCAGGAGGACGACCGTCAGCAGGATCAGGATGATGATGAAGGCTTGCTTGCCGGTGAACATGCCGTAAGATAAAAAAAGAGCCGGCCTTGCGAAAGGCCGGCACAAATAAAACGATCTGAATTCGTTACGCTTTTATGATACAATCAACCGGACAAATGGCGACGCAGCGGCTTCCGCCGTCCACACCCGCACACTCGTCACACTTGGCAGCATCAATCACGTAGATATCCCCTTCGGAAATGGCGTCGTTGGGGCACTCCGGCAGACAGAGTCCACAGGCCGTGCATTCATCAGTGATTTTCATCGCCATACTATCAAAACCTCCTGCGACAGCGTGAAGTCGATGCGTCAGTCCTCTGCCGCATCGCTTGTGAATATACACACAAGGTATCGGCACGCAAGCGTAAAAATGCTCATTTAGTCCTGTTTTGCGCCGCCGAAATCCTGAAGTTGCCGAGACGTCGGGAGAGCAACCACAACACCACTGCAGCGGCGATCGCAACCAGAAGTCCGATAACGCCATGCTGGGGAATTGTGAGCACGCCCTTCTGCAAGAATACTCCTTCCCAATTGAACAGAGTCTTGAATCCGATCGGAATTAGATAATAAACGGCTTGAAGCCTCCCGCCCAGAATGATCCCGAACATCGCGCCGCAGATACCGTTGATACCGATCGAGGCGAATTTGTGAATCAGGTCGGCTTTGTATTGCAGGGAGCCGTCCGGAAGGAAGGCAGTAAGATTCATAGCCTGCATCACTCCATAGCCAATACCGCACGCTGCGCCGATGGCAATGGCGACGGCGGCATTCTTGAAGGGGCGAACCGTGGACGCGGCCGCGACCGGGATGACGATCGCGATCAATTCGACGAGGGCGAAGATCAGCGCGGAGCCGAGCAAGGTCAGATAGACGCTGGCGGAAGGCGAGCGTGGGTTGATCGCGAAGCCGAAGTAGGCGCTCTGGATGGCGGGCAAGATCTGGATTGACAGCCAATACAAACCGATGCCGGCCAAGAAGACGATGGCGACAGCCGGAGCGCGCCATTCCTTGCGGCAGTAAAAGACCATCCAGGCTGCCGCCAGGGCCGCCAGGATCAGATAGTTCGGAAAGCGGTCAAAGAGCAGTGCAAAGAACGATCGGCGTTCGATTTGAGCGGATTCGCCGGCGGCCAGGCGCGTGACAGTGATTTCGTTGGCCTTGTCGACGGCTTTGAGCAAGCGGCCGGCGTCGTCGATGTAGAAGACCTGATTGACGGGATCGAGACGGAGGACTCTGACGCGGAGGTCCTCCCCGCCGAAGCTGAGTCGTTCGTTGGGCATGACGGTGATGCGCAGCGGCAGCAGTTGGTTCAACTGCGGGATCATGGCATCGACAAAGACCGAGTCGCCGGGCTCGCGATTGATGAGATACATGGCGATTTCCCACTGCAGGGCGAAATTGTTGTCGAGCAGGATCGGCCAGCGCTGGGTCGGGATCGAGAATGGTTGATCGACGCCGAGGCGGACCGATTTGCCGAAGTACTCCTTGCCGGTGAATGTACCGGTGTGAGTCACGGTGGCGTTGAGTAGTTTGAGCTCAAAGTCGTAACGGCGCGGGAGGCCGTTGGGACGATAGCCGATTTCGGAAGTGACGTCGAGATCGAGGGTGCGGCCGGAACGCTCGAAGATCGACTTGGTCGTCATGGTGAAGTAGACCAGCGAATCGTCATCGGTCTGTCGCCAGCCGAGGCATTCGGCGCGCTGGTTGCCGATCGTCTTGCCGCGCCTG contains these protein-coding regions:
- a CDS encoding archease; amino-acid sequence: MAKSRFRYLEDVATADAAFEAYGASLGELFANAAAAMFNVMAPLESIQPLQSRELTVMADGIEELLFSWLAELVYLKDIHSELYSDFEVAVDPASFTVSATVRGDSLDNLRSQTHTDVKAVTYHRLAITQTAEGFTATAVLDL
- a CDS encoding LapA family protein encodes the protein MFTGKQAFIIILILLTVVLLVQNSGHVRIQFTFFYFTMPLTVLILIAVGIGIVLGFWLDRPKGSGKK
- a CDS encoding 4Fe-4S binding protein, which gives rise to MAMKITDECTACGLCLPECPNDAISEGDIYVIDAAKCDECAGVDGGSRCVAICPVDCIIKA